The Pedobacter ginsengisoli region ATTTTTCCGATTGACAAATGGAGTTTTAATACCCAATCCATTTTAACTACACTCACAGAGGACCAATACCATTACCTGATCACCAGGCAAGGCGCCCAGAAATACCAGAAAGGAGAAATTATCTTCAAAGAAGGCATGGTTCCTTCAGGTATCTATTTCATTCACCAGGGCAAGGTAAAAAAATACAAGAAAGGGTCGGCAGCAAAAGAACAGATCATCTATGTGGCCAACAAAGGTGAACTCATTGGTTACCATGCGATCCTGTCCGAGGAACGTTATCCTGATTCGGCGGCAACGCTGGAAGAAAGCACACTCACCTTTATCCCTAAAGAGGACTTTCTCCGGGTACTTCAGGATTCCCCGGCATTTGCCCGAAAACTGCTCACCTCGCTTAGCCATGAATACAGTGTCCTGGCCAATAGCATTTCAGTTGTCTCCCAGAGCACTTCAGCAGAACGGCTGGCTATCGCACTCATCCTGATCCGTGAAAAATCCAAGGCTGAAACCTTGCCAGGTGAAGAGCCGGTGATCAACATCTCCAGGAACGATCTTGCAGGCATGGCAGGTATTGCCAAAGAAAATGTCATCCGCCTGCTCAAAGAATTTAAATCTGAGCAGATCATCAGGACAGAAGGCCGAAAAATATGGGTTCAGGACATCATCAAACTCGTTAACCGCTCTAATTACAAATAGACCAGAAATAAGTTCATGAGCCTTTTACTTCTTATCAGGAGCAATGTCAGATCCGAATATCTTGCCGGGTTTGGCATTATTTTCTTTAACCGGAGAAGCATAATAGTTATTGGTTAGCTCTGTTGAGACGCCAGTCTCATGTAGCTTCACATATACATCATCACCGGTAGCCTGCCCTGGCATTCTTTGTGCGAAGTAAGAAGAGTACACATAAGCCTTTCCGCCCCTGTTATCTATGCTGGGAGCACCAGAGCGCGTGAAGTTTGCCTGTTGAAAACGCATGGTGCCGCTATTTATGATAGCCCCTATGGTAGGACTACCCCAAAAAGCACTATTGTATAAGATCAATTGAGCATCCGGGTGAACTTTACTGGTATTGGCTTCCCCTCCCATAAGCACATATGACCTGACAGGCTCTGCTGTTTTTGTAACGACCAACTCAGAGTTGATCGCAATTATTTTGGTGTTCTGGTCAGCATCTTCTACAAATAAAGAAAAGGAACATCCATCAGAACCGTGACCTATCACCGTCATCTTTCCAGGGTCCTTACCCGTTATGGCATCTTTCAGGAAATGCATACCGTAGAATGATCCGTAAACGAAATTGTTGAAAATCGTCTGGTTTTTAATATCGGCGAATTTAAGCGCGCTGCAGTTTGACTGTACAAAACGGGTCAAAGCTACTCTTGGGTATCCTTGCCCTGACTGGGGAAGCCGCGATCCGTAATGGGGATTGAGCTGCATATTCCGGATAAATCCGCCCTGGGCACCGCCGCCAACCCAAATGCCCGCCCTTGCCAGTACTCCGGCAAAATAATCGACATAGTGTCCGCTGGTGTTGTAGGAAGCCAGGTCAATTCCTTTATCTCCGGCCCCTATAGTCACATTCACGATATACACGTCCGGACCTTGCCCCTGGATCAGGAACGGTGTCTTTCTGGGATTATTAGTGCTATAACCATCCGTAGCTATATTAAGTTGTGCGATGGTTAATCCTCTTATACCTGCACCTTCTGCCAGCTGTATCAATGAAGCACCCTTTTCTCCTGCTGCACCACCGTCATAATTTGTAAATATACCAACACCACCATTTTGCGTATGGTGCTGTACGTCCCATGTTCCCCGCAATTCAACGCCTGAAGGAATCTTAATGGGATTGTTTACCAAATACCTTCCGCCCGGAAGATACAGTGTTCCACCACCGGCAGCCTTAACTTCGTTCAATGCTTTTTGTAATTGGGCAGATACATCTTCTGTCGGCTGTTCATTGTTAAAGCCCGTTGCCCTTGGCAGATCTGCTTTCAAGACATTGTTTGATGCCGGTTTCGGGTGTACTTTAATGTTCGTTATTATATTTTTAGGAATCGGATCAAACGAATATTCCTTGCCATTATTGATCTCAACTTTGGCGGATTTACTTTCATTTTTGATTTCCAATCTACCGTTATAGCCGGAATTCACCGATTTTAGGGCATTCACATCTGCACCCAGAAACACATGACCGGTAGTTTTTTTAAACTCGCTCTGGGTGAGCAGTACATTACCATTATTAATTTTAAGTGCGTACTGGCTGTAGTTGCTAAACGTGCAGCTTTCAAAGGATATCGCCCCGTCGCTGCCATCGCTGACAACAGGGCCAGTGAAATCCACCCCGTTGAACTGGACGGAAGTTTTGAAATCCTTATCGAAATACACGGCCTTGCCATCTTTTTCAGCGCCAAAAGTAGAGTTGGAAATCAGCAAGCCGTATGGATTGACGGCCTGAACATATATGCCGGTTTCGCAATTCTTGATGTGAATTTCGTAAAACTGTGCATTCGGCGCATCGGAGAAACCCGGTTCCCTTCCAACCCACATACCTGTCTTATAATCGGTCACATAAAGATTAGACACGTATTCCCAATCTGAGCGGTGCATATTGAACCCGGTTCCGTTCGCCTTTGTGTAAGCGGTGGCCCTGGCAAGCGAGGGTGACCCTGGAAGCCCTGAATTCGCCCAGTACTTCGGATCTATTTTGACATTCTCGATACGCCCGATATCGGTGCAGACATGGATCTCGATCCCTGTACTGAGTGCGGTCATATAGCTGTTTAAAACATAATGCAGTTCGCTGGGAGCAGAATAAAAACCGTTGTAGGAGTTTACAAGCGTAACGTTCTCAATCGTTGCGCAGTCTCCGTTTGGCTGAAACAATGTCCACGGGTATGGTTTAATATCATTGATATCCTGTTCAGGATACCAGATTGACAGGTTCGTCACACCGGTTCCCGAGTTCACGTCTATAAATCTGTCGGCTATACTGGTATAGGTCGTGCGGAGTGCGCCGCCGGCCTGAGAGTCGTTCCACCAGCTTTCAACAGTTCCGTTATAATTGGGTGCATTTTTACCAACGCGGACTTCAAGAATGGTTCCCAGAACTTTACCTTTGCTTAATTCCGGATCCGCCCAGTCGCCCCGGATCTGCACACTCGGGGGTATATTCAGCACATACTGGTAATCAAAGTCTTTCATGATTTCCTCAGTGCCCTTACGTACTCTCACCTTTTTGGCAGCGGTTTGTGTACTGCGGAACTCGTAATTGCCCGCCGGTATGTACACTACGCCACCACCGTTCTGATAAGCGGCATTAATAGCGGCCTGGAAAGCGGCTCTGTTGTCAAACCCTGGCTTGGCCTTTGCCCCAAATTTGGGGTTAGTTACTACAAAATCCGATACAACCCAATCTTTTGTTGGATAAATGGTTTTTATGCTTGTGCCTACCTTTTTGTCAGCGGCTATTTGCGCATGACTGTTATTTGTCAAAAACAGGCACATCATGGCAGTTATGGCCAATCTTTCCAGGTTTAAAGCTATTTTTTGGATAATGGAGCTTTTGCGATTAAGATATATCATCAATAACGGGTTTATTTACATTAGTGGTTATACCGCCAAAGTACACCTGTAAAACAAATAAAAGATTAATATTGAATTAATAGAGCTGTTTTCAGTCTTAGCTCTCGTGTAAAAAGATTGTTATTAAATAGAATACATCGGCTGGACTCTTAGAATAAAAATGATATTTAACCATTTTCCATGGTGCAATGTATATATTCAACACGATCTGTATGTGTGATCAAACGAGTATATTTTATAGTGTTTCAGCCAGTTTCTCCTCTAAGTAGATATATCCTCTTTCCATACTAGCGATTTTAAAAAAATTTTCACCTGTTAAACAGCAGGTTCAGACAAAGGAAAGAGGCGAATAGAACCTGAGCTTGTTTCAAAATAGGACCCTGACTTATCCTTTTCCGGGAAATTTCCCTTTTCTGGGCATACCAGGTTTTCTGTGAATTCATAAACCAACGTACCGAATTCCTGGACATCAGTATCAGAAACCATAGAACCGTCAAAATTAAAATGCGCACCAACCTGATTTCTAATGGCGGCAAGCTTCTTCATGCCGTCAAGTAAGGGCTTAAGTTCCTGTTCACGGCTCACTACGGAATAATCATAAGCTCCCAATGCGTTTTTTTCAAACCGCTGTACTTTAAGAACCTTCTGGAGTTTGCCGGAAATGCAATCCAGCAGTTCCCTGAGCACATACTCATTTCTGGGTTTTCTGGGAACCTTGCAGTGATATTTTATGGAAATAAAATCAAGTACGTTTTCCAGCACAGTGCCGGCGAGGTTCGAGATCCTCTGCCTGTCAAAATCATGATCATCAAGTGCTTTCCTGAGCTCCTCCAAATCGATCTTTCCATTTTGCATCCTGATCCCGGTATTGATATTCCAGTTCCTGAGTTCTACAAAATGGACATCGTGTGATGGTGCCCTGCTAAATCTGTATCTGTCTTTCCAGGGACGATAGTGGGTAGTAATCAGGATGTGTGAAAAAAAGCTGACCTGTTCGTGCAGTAAGGTAATAAACCTGTCCAGATGTGTTTCATCAACTGACATGACTACATCATCAAGAATCAGGATTGTGTTTTCGTCATTATACTTCTTGGCGAGCGCCAGAAAAATACAGATTCCCAACGTGTCCAGATGAGATTCACTGTAAACGGACTGAGGGGTAATGGATTCCTCTGTATGGAAGTCAGCATTCAGCTCTATCGAGTTTTTTACATTGGCCTTCAGGAAAAGTTTGATACCTCCTAAGCTTTCCCCGGGATGCATTTTCTGATATAAAGTTTCCACATCAGAAGAAATAGACGCCAGTTCCCCGTCAATAAAATCCTTTCTGCATTTCTCTACAATATTCAGTGCACTTTCAGCGGCCGTGGCCAGTTTATCAGCTCGTCCGCTTTCTTTTCTGCTGCTTACCAGCGCATTAAACTGCTGTTTGATGAGGTTATGCTGGTTCTTGGATTTTTCAATTTTATCGCTCTCACTTTTAAGGTCGAGCATCTTGAGATTGATTTCAGAACCTTTAGTATTTAATGACTTGTATTTTTCATTGTTCGTCAACAGCGCTTCTATATCAGACAAGACAGATAAAAGTTCATCCCCAGGCTCTAATAAGGCTTTAATGGACGGAATAAACAGATCAAGATCCTCAATAAATGATTCTATCTGTGTTTTCAGCGTTGCTTCAGTTTGCTCCCTGGCCTTTTTTAAGTCCGCAAGTGATTTTTGAGCAGTCTGAAATTCTTTCATTTTTGCAATCTTATCACCAAGAGCTACCAGGAGCTTTTCTTTCACGATTCCCTGATCACACACCGGGCACAGGTTTAATTGCTCTTTCCCCGAAATGTATGCGTCAGCTTCCGTTAATACCTGTAAAATGCTAAAATCTGCTAATGGGTTCGCTTTATTAAGTTCGTCAATTTTAGCGGCCGCAGCCTTCTCTTTTGCCAGATCTGCATTGTATTTAACCAGTGTTTTCTTTACTTCTTCCCGCTTTGATACTACAGTATTCCAGTCCTTTAAAAGCTGAAGGATTTTATTCTGACGCTCAATAAGCTTTGAAATATCTTTGTCTGATTCACTTTTCGCCCACGCTTCCCAGGTTGTCATCGGGCTGCCTTCCGCCTTCCAGGTATTCTCAAGGACCGATGTGGCTGCAATTATTGTTGCCTTTAGTTTTTGAAATGCTTCGGCTGTAGTTTTTTTAGCTTTACGTAGTTCTTCTTCGCATTTCATGATTTCGGCTACATCGATATAATCTTTAAGCACCTCATATCTTTTTCCTGGTTCGGAATCAATGAGGTGAATAATATGACTTCTTCTGAGATGCCGCACACTTGGCGCGCCGGTTTCAGGACTCTTTATGAATGTTGCTCCTGATGGATTTAATTTAGCTGTGAAAATTCCTTTATCTGTACTGAGCTTTAAAGACACCTCATTTATCGCGCAGCCTAAAGACTTAATGAAGCCCTTGTCGGTAGAGGATTTATCTCTGATGGAACCCAGATTGTCAGTGCAGAGTGCGATCATCGCATCTGCGATGCTTGATTTACCATTCCCGTTTTCACCAAAGATCATGGTGATGCTCTTGGATGGATTGAACTCCAGTTTTAAAGGCTGCGAGGCTCCCCGGAATTTGTTAATTTCAAGCGTTTTCAGTTTCATTTGGCGAATCGAGGGCTTTAATTTTTTTCTCTAATGCTGCAATCCAGAATTTCTCAGACATTTTACCATCTGTCAATAACTGCTGAATTTGCGAAATATTTGCATCAAGAATCAATTCACCGGCTGATAACTCAGTAGTAATTTTTTCAGCAAGTGTCTGATTTGGATTTCCTGATTGTAGCATAAAAAGTAATTTATTATCTCAAAGTTAATCAATCCAAAACCGTTACGGTAAACTATTGAAAACTAAAATGATCATTACGCTCAGAACTTTAGCACAATCTTTCAGCTGATATATTTCCATCGTCATAACTGATCAATAAGGTCAGTACGGCTGATATACAATAGGCATTGTCCAGCGATTTGATTTAGGCAATAAAATTATCATCGAAAATTTTATAATTCAAACTCCAGAACTGGATATTGACAAAAATTAATTAAGCTAATTTTTGCGCACTTATTATAACCAAAAAATCTTCCCCTGGCGATACCTATGAAAATATCAAGAAACCTACAACTATTCATCAACGAAACCATAACCCCATTCAATCTACTCCAATCCACACTCCATGACCATGATTTTCAGAAATGGCAGCAATTCCTGAACCAGCAGAAATGCGAACTCCAGCTGAACCTATCGGAAATCCTGCTCGGCGGCACCGAAGCAAAAATCAAGCACCAGTACCTGAAAAGCTTTCAGCAACTGCTGCTGATCATGAGCAACCAGGTCAACCATTACCTGCACAGGGAATACAAAACCTGGGCAACCCACGCGCAGGCGCCCCAGATCAAAACCTGCTATATCCGCACTTTAAATCTTTTTGAAAGTATGCTGCGCAACGCTGCAAACCAATTTTCAGAATACTATTGTATATTTCGCAGATAGTGGTTCTCCGTCACTTTTGGTGAAAGTATATTAAAAAACTACACGTTATTTGTTAACCCCTGCTTCTTTTTAAAGGTTACGCCAACTTTTTCTAGCAAGTTGTATACCTGTGCTTTCTGATACGCTAAACCGTATTCCTGTTTAATCCATTTGACCAAGGTTGGTCCAGTCCACCTGTTTGATTCAAGCCCATAGTCTGAGGGGATCTGTTTTAGAACAACTGTTTTTATTCTTTCAAGCTGTTCATTCGACAATGCGCTATGCCGTCCTCTTCCTTTCTTGTCCTTTAGTCCTTCTATGCCTTCATTCTCAAAACGATGCACCCAGTTGGTTATCTGTTTAAAACTTATATTATGAAGTTCAGACAGCTTTCTGCTGGAATGTCCCAATGCAACCAGGTAAACAATATTAAGCCTTGCTCCAACTGTGTAAGCTTCATTCCTGTTTAAGATTTTCTTTATTTCATCAGCTTCTGCACGCTGAATCTTCAATACTGATTTTCCCACGGTGGCTTTTTTTAAGACCAACAAATATAAGTGTAAGTATGTGTAATTTTATAATATACTTTTTATTATGATATCGCAATTTATACTTCCTACAAATGTGCAGCTTCGAGCTGACTCAATCCATTCGGAACCAGGAATACTATATATTGATACCTCTGTATGTCAAACCTGTTCAATCTGCCCTGTTTGTAATAAAAAGAGCAGTAAAATTCATAGTCGGTATTCCAGGACTCTTTTGGATTTACCTATTTCCGGCCATTTGTCAAAAGTTCAACTTAAAGCTAGAAAATATT contains the following coding sequences:
- a CDS encoding AAA family ATPase gives rise to the protein MKLKTLEINKFRGASQPLKLEFNPSKSITMIFGENGNGKSSIADAMIALCTDNLGSIRDKSSTDKGFIKSLGCAINEVSLKLSTDKGIFTAKLNPSGATFIKSPETGAPSVRHLRRSHIIHLIDSEPGKRYEVLKDYIDVAEIMKCEEELRKAKKTTAEAFQKLKATIIAATSVLENTWKAEGSPMTTWEAWAKSESDKDISKLIERQNKILQLLKDWNTVVSKREEVKKTLVKYNADLAKEKAAAAKIDELNKANPLADFSILQVLTEADAYISGKEQLNLCPVCDQGIVKEKLLVALGDKIAKMKEFQTAQKSLADLKKAREQTEATLKTQIESFIEDLDLFIPSIKALLEPGDELLSVLSDIEALLTNNEKYKSLNTKGSEINLKMLDLKSESDKIEKSKNQHNLIKQQFNALVSSRKESGRADKLATAAESALNIVEKCRKDFIDGELASISSDVETLYQKMHPGESLGGIKLFLKANVKNSIELNADFHTEESITPQSVYSESHLDTLGICIFLALAKKYNDENTILILDDVVMSVDETHLDRFITLLHEQVSFFSHILITTHYRPWKDRYRFSRAPSHDVHFVELRNWNINTGIRMQNGKIDLEELRKALDDHDFDRQRISNLAGTVLENVLDFISIKYHCKVPRKPRNEYVLRELLDCISGKLQKVLKVQRFEKNALGAYDYSVVSREQELKPLLDGMKKLAAIRNQVGAHFNFDGSMVSDTDVQEFGTLVYEFTENLVCPEKGNFPEKDKSGSYFETSSGSIRLFPLSEPAV
- a CDS encoding Crp/Fnr family transcriptional regulator encodes the protein MSLSGIFPIDKWSFNTQSILTTLTEDQYHYLITRQGAQKYQKGEIIFKEGMVPSGIYFIHQGKVKKYKKGSAAKEQIIYVANKGELIGYHAILSEERYPDSAATLEESTLTFIPKEDFLRVLQDSPAFARKLLTSLSHEYSVLANSISVVSQSTSAERLAIALILIREKSKAETLPGEEPVINISRNDLAGMAGIAKENVIRLLKEFKSEQIIRTEGRKIWVQDIIKLVNRSNYK
- a CDS encoding helix-turn-helix domain-containing protein gives rise to the protein MGKSVLKIQRAEADEIKKILNRNEAYTVGARLNIVYLVALGHSSRKLSELHNISFKQITNWVHRFENEGIEGLKDKKGRGRHSALSNEQLERIKTVVLKQIPSDYGLESNRWTGPTLVKWIKQEYGLAYQKAQVYNLLEKVGVTFKKKQGLTNNV
- a CDS encoding glycoside hydrolase family 55 protein, producing MIYLNRKSSIIQKIALNLERLAITAMMCLFLTNNSHAQIAADKKVGTSIKTIYPTKDWVVSDFVVTNPKFGAKAKPGFDNRAAFQAAINAAYQNGGGVVYIPAGNYEFRSTQTAAKKVRVRKGTEEIMKDFDYQYVLNIPPSVQIRGDWADPELSKGKVLGTILEVRVGKNAPNYNGTVESWWNDSQAGGALRTTYTSIADRFIDVNSGTGVTNLSIWYPEQDINDIKPYPWTLFQPNGDCATIENVTLVNSYNGFYSAPSELHYVLNSYMTALSTGIEIHVCTDIGRIENVKIDPKYWANSGLPGSPSLARATAYTKANGTGFNMHRSDWEYVSNLYVTDYKTGMWVGREPGFSDAPNAQFYEIHIKNCETGIYVQAVNPYGLLISNSTFGAEKDGKAVYFDKDFKTSVQFNGVDFTGPVVSDGSDGAISFESCTFSNYSQYALKINNGNVLLTQSEFKKTTGHVFLGADVNALKSVNSGYNGRLEIKNESKSAKVEINNGKEYSFDPIPKNIITNIKVHPKPASNNVLKADLPRATGFNNEQPTEDVSAQLQKALNEVKAAGGGTLYLPGGRYLVNNPIKIPSGVELRGTWDVQHHTQNGGVGIFTNYDGGAAGEKGASLIQLAEGAGIRGLTIAQLNIATDGYSTNNPRKTPFLIQGQGPDVYIVNVTIGAGDKGIDLASYNTSGHYVDYFAGVLARAGIWVGGGAQGGFIRNMQLNPHYGSRLPQSGQGYPRVALTRFVQSNCSALKFADIKNQTIFNNFVYGSFYGMHFLKDAITGKDPGKMTVIGHGSDGCSFSLFVEDADQNTKIIAINSELVVTKTAEPVRSYVLMGGEANTSKVHPDAQLILYNSAFWGSPTIGAIINSGTMRFQQANFTRSGAPSIDNRGGKAYVYSSYFAQRMPGQATGDDVYVKLHETGVSTELTNNYYASPVKENNAKPGKIFGSDIAPDKK